Proteins co-encoded in one Flavobacterium fluviale genomic window:
- a CDS encoding cupin-like domain-containing protein → MKLKEIERVKKISKDDFISQYVKKQIPVVVEELTEDWPAYQKWKLSYINDIAGDITVPLYDDRPVNHEEGFNEAHMKMKMSDYINLLESKPTNYRIFLYNLMKDVPTLKNDFLWPDIGLKLVKQLPMLFFGGENARVFMHYDIDYSNILHFHFHGEKQCMIFPPDQSKYMYKVPHALISREDIDFDNPDYEKFPALKNAEGYITNLKHGEMLYMPEGYWHYMKYLTPGFSMSLRAFPKNIANLSKAAYNVFIMRHFDIMMRKIKGQKWIDYKNEKAIINTNENLRRSA, encoded by the coding sequence ATGAAATTAAAAGAAATAGAAAGGGTTAAGAAAATCTCTAAAGATGATTTTATTTCCCAATATGTAAAAAAACAAATTCCAGTTGTTGTTGAAGAACTGACCGAAGACTGGCCGGCTTATCAAAAATGGAAATTATCCTATATTAATGATATAGCAGGAGATATCACCGTTCCTTTGTACGATGATCGACCTGTAAACCATGAAGAAGGATTTAATGAAGCTCACATGAAAATGAAAATGAGCGACTATATCAATCTTTTAGAATCAAAACCTACCAACTATCGCATTTTTCTTTATAATTTAATGAAAGATGTGCCAACGCTAAAAAATGACTTTTTATGGCCGGATATTGGTTTAAAATTGGTTAAACAACTACCAATGCTATTTTTTGGAGGAGAAAACGCAAGGGTTTTTATGCATTATGATATTGATTATTCAAATATTCTGCATTTTCATTTTCATGGAGAAAAGCAGTGCATGATTTTTCCGCCAGACCAGTCAAAATATATGTATAAAGTCCCGCATGCTTTGATTTCTAGAGAAGATATTGATTTTGATAATCCAGATTATGAAAAATTTCCGGCACTCAAAAATGCTGAAGGTTACATTACCAATCTTAAGCATGGCGAAATGCTTTATATGCCAGAAGGTTATTGGCATTATATGAAATATTTAACTCCTGGATTTTCTATGAGCCTTCGTGCATTTCCAAAAAATATAGCAAATTTATCCAAGGCTGCTTATAATGTTTTTATCATGCGTCATTTTGATATCATGATGCGAAAAATCAAAGGTCAAAAATGGATTGATTATAAAAATGAAAAGGCAATTATCAACACTAATGAAAATTTGAGGCGATCGGCTTAA
- the bioB gene encoding biotin synthase BioB gives MSITKHNWTKDQIIAIYNKPLMDLLYEAATIHRQKHDPNVVQVSTLLSIKTGGCPEDCGYCPQAARYNTGVEGNDLMTVSQVKAQALRAKASGSSRVCMGAAWRNVKDGEEFDQVLEMVRTINKLDMEVCCTLGMLTENQAQRLAEAGLYAYNHNLDTSEEYYKDVISTRGFEDRLQTIENVRKTNVTVCSGGIIGMGESIEDRAGMLVALSTLNPQPESVPINALVAVEGTPMEDEKPVEIWEMIRMVATTRIVMPETQVRLSAGRTNMSREGQAMCFFAGANSIFAGDKLLTTPNPDVHEDMKMFEMLGLIPQKPFIKVSQPATVEASDSQFNSLGEKPKWSRPEHKIERNIDASIRSKK, from the coding sequence ATGAGCATTACAAAACACAATTGGACAAAAGACCAAATAATTGCCATCTATAATAAACCATTGATGGACTTGCTTTACGAAGCTGCTACAATTCACAGACAGAAACACGACCCAAACGTTGTTCAAGTGTCTACTTTACTTTCTATAAAAACCGGCGGCTGTCCCGAAGATTGTGGCTATTGCCCGCAAGCTGCAAGATACAACACAGGAGTTGAAGGAAATGATTTAATGACTGTTAGTCAGGTAAAAGCGCAGGCATTAAGAGCCAAAGCAAGTGGATCTTCTCGTGTCTGCATGGGAGCTGCTTGGAGGAATGTGAAAGATGGCGAAGAATTTGATCAGGTTTTAGAAATGGTCCGTACGATCAATAAACTTGATATGGAAGTTTGCTGCACGTTAGGAATGCTTACAGAAAATCAGGCACAGCGTTTGGCTGAAGCAGGGCTCTACGCTTACAATCATAATTTAGATACTTCCGAAGAATATTATAAAGATGTGATTTCAACACGAGGTTTCGAAGATCGTTTACAAACTATAGAGAATGTCCGCAAAACAAATGTTACCGTTTGCAGCGGAGGAATTATCGGAATGGGAGAAAGTATTGAAGACCGAGCTGGAATGCTTGTAGCTCTTTCGACTTTAAATCCGCAGCCAGAATCTGTTCCAATTAATGCATTAGTTGCTGTTGAAGGAACTCCAATGGAGGATGAAAAACCAGTTGAAATTTGGGAAATGATTCGAATGGTCGCTACAACAAGAATCGTAATGCCCGAAACACAAGTACGTTTGTCTGCAGGAAGAACCAATATGTCACGCGAAGGTCAGGCAATGTGCTTTTTCGCAGGAGCGAACTCGATATTTGCCGGCGACAAATTACTTACAACCCCAAATCCTGATGTTCATGAAGATATGAAAATGTTTGAAATGTTAGGATTAATTCCGCAAAAGCCTTTTATAAAAGTTTCACAACCAGCAACTGTAGAGGCATCCGATTCTCAATTTAATTCTTTGGGAGAAAAACCTAAATGGTCACGGCCAGAACATAAAATAGAACGAAATATCGACGCTTCGATCAGATCAAAAAAATAA